One Desulfovibrio sp. JC010 genomic window carries:
- a CDS encoding phosphoribosylformylglycinamidine synthase subunit PurQ yields MARVKVLVITGYGTNCEHESAHAAKKAGADEVDITYFSDLAAGKKTLEGYNYLIFPGGFLDGDDLGAAQAAALRWKHAHTTDGSPLVDQIKKFFEDGGVILGICNGFQLLVKLGLLPAVGGEYFTRQVSLSYNDSAKYEDRWVHLKANPDSPCVFTKGIDTLNVPVRHGEGKIIPADDAMLEKIVENNLHAVQYIDPESEEVTMDYPANPNGSPLGIAGLTDPTGRILGLMPHPEAFNHPTNHPKWTRGDIPTLGLALLEGGVNYIKSL; encoded by the coding sequence ATGGCCCGCGTTAAAGTTTTGGTCATCACCGGTTACGGAACCAACTGTGAACACGAGTCCGCTCATGCCGCTAAAAAAGCGGGTGCAGACGAAGTGGACATCACTTATTTTTCCGATCTCGCCGCAGGTAAAAAAACTCTCGAAGGTTACAACTACCTCATCTTTCCCGGCGGATTTCTGGACGGCGATGACCTCGGAGCAGCACAGGCTGCCGCGCTCCGCTGGAAACACGCTCACACCACAGACGGCAGCCCGCTTGTGGACCAGATCAAAAAATTCTTTGAAGACGGCGGCGTTATCCTCGGAATCTGCAATGGATTCCAGCTACTCGTTAAACTCGGCCTGCTGCCCGCAGTTGGCGGTGAATACTTCACCCGTCAGGTTTCTCTCAGCTACAACGATTCCGCAAAATACGAGGACCGCTGGGTTCACCTCAAGGCCAACCCCGATTCCCCATGCGTTTTCACCAAGGGAATCGATACCCTCAACGTTCCCGTACGTCACGGAGAAGGTAAAATCATCCCCGCAGATGACGCCATGCTCGAAAAGATCGTGGAAAACAACCTGCACGCGGTACAGTACATCGACCCCGAATCCGAAGAAGTGACCATGGATTACCCCGCCAACCCCAACGGTTCCCCGCTGGGCATTGCCGGGCTGACCGATCCCACCGGACGCATCCTCGGACTCATGCCGCACCCCGAAGCATTCAACCACCCCACCAACCACCCCAAGTGGACTCGCGGAGATATCCCCACCCTCGGGCTGGCACTCCTCGAAGGTGGCGTGAATTATATTAAATCATTGTAA
- a CDS encoding CTP synthase: MKTKFIFITGGVLSSLGKGLAAASIGALLKARGMTATIQKLDPYINVDPGTMNPFQHGEVYVTDDGAETDLDLGHYERYLDIPLSQKNNMTSGRVYHNVITKERRGDYLGGTVQVIPHITDEIKNAVKNMPNGEDVALIEIGGTVGDIEGLPFLEAIRQLRSELGSENVLYIHLTLVPYLAAAGEVKTKPTQHSVKELRGIGIHPDIILCRSEVELDEDIKRKIALFCDVDRDAVFTAVDVKSIYEVPLKFYAEGLDQKIAILLKLPAKNCNLEPWKQLNHTLQNPEGETTIGIIGKYVDLKEAYKSLHEALIHGGVANKVEVKLRYVNSEEITSENVKEKLAGLDGVLVPGGFGNRGVEGKIAAIQYARENKVPFFGICLGMQCAVIEYARNVMGLKGANSEEFNPTGDDNVIYLMKEWFDYRTKKTESRCEESDKGGTMRLGAYPCKVVEGTKAMAAYGEAEIQERHRHRYEFNKEKFADQLVEAGLILSGLSPDEALVEIVEVADHPWFLGCQFHPEFKSNPMHAHPLFRDFIKASIDNK; this comes from the coding sequence ATGAAAACCAAATTTATATTCATCACCGGGGGCGTGTTGTCCTCACTTGGTAAAGGGCTTGCAGCAGCATCCATCGGTGCACTTCTTAAAGCCAGAGGGATGACCGCTACCATTCAGAAGCTTGATCCTTATATCAATGTTGACCCCGGCACCATGAACCCCTTTCAGCACGGGGAAGTGTATGTAACTGACGACGGCGCGGAAACCGACCTCGACCTCGGTCACTACGAGCGTTACCTTGATATCCCGCTGAGCCAGAAAAACAACATGACCTCCGGTCGTGTTTACCACAATGTTATCACCAAAGAACGCCGCGGCGACTACCTCGGCGGTACCGTACAGGTGATTCCGCACATTACTGACGAAATCAAGAATGCAGTTAAAAATATGCCTAACGGTGAGGACGTGGCCCTTATCGAAATCGGCGGAACTGTAGGTGATATCGAAGGTCTTCCTTTTCTTGAAGCTATCCGCCAGCTGCGCTCCGAGCTGGGCAGCGAGAATGTACTTTACATCCACCTGACCCTCGTTCCTTACCTTGCCGCTGCCGGTGAAGTTAAGACCAAGCCCACCCAGCACTCCGTTAAGGAGCTGCGCGGAATCGGTATCCACCCGGATATCATCCTCTGCCGCAGTGAAGTGGAGTTGGACGAAGATATCAAGCGCAAGATCGCACTTTTCTGTGACGTAGACCGTGACGCGGTTTTCACTGCTGTTGACGTTAAGTCCATCTACGAAGTTCCGCTCAAGTTTTACGCTGAAGGTCTGGATCAGAAGATTGCTATTCTGCTCAAGCTTCCGGCCAAGAACTGTAATCTTGAGCCATGGAAACAGCTTAATCATACTTTACAGAATCCTGAAGGGGAGACCACAATCGGTATTATCGGTAAATACGTGGACCTCAAGGAAGCATACAAATCCCTGCACGAAGCACTCATCCACGGCGGCGTAGCCAATAAGGTTGAAGTCAAGCTGCGTTATGTGAATTCCGAAGAGATCACTTCTGAAAACGTTAAGGAAAAGTTGGCCGGTCTTGACGGCGTTCTCGTTCCCGGCGGTTTCGGTAACCGCGGTGTTGAAGGCAAGATCGCGGCTATCCAGTATGCCCGTGAAAATAAGGTGCCTTTCTTCGGCATCTGCCTCGGTATGCAGTGTGCGGTGATTGAATATGCCCGCAACGTCATGGGCCTGAAGGGTGCCAACTCTGAAGAGTTCAACCCCACAGGTGACGACAATGTAATCTACCTGATGAAAGAATGGTTCGACTACCGTACCAAGAAGACTGAATCCCGTTGCGAAGAAAGCGATAAGGGCGGCACCATGCGTCTCGGCGCGTACCCCTGTAAGGTTGTTGAAGGCACCAAAGCCATGGCAGCTTACGGCGAAGCTGAAATCCAGGAACGCCACCGTCATCGCTACGAGTTCAACAAAGAGAAATTCGCGGATCAACTGGTTGAAGCAGGTCTGATTCTGAGCGGTCTTTCTCCGGATGAAGCTCTGGTTGAGATTGTGGAAGTCGCTGACCATCCGTGGTTTCTCGGCTGCCAGTTCCACCCGGAATTCAAGTCCAATCCCATGCATGCCCATCCGCTGTTCAGGGATTTCATCAAGGCTTCCATCGATAATAAATAA